One genomic window of Coffea eugenioides isolate CCC68of chromosome 1, Ceug_1.0, whole genome shotgun sequence includes the following:
- the LOC113752387 gene encoding LOB domain-containing protein 16-like, translated as MANSTGSPCGACKFLRRKCAADCIFAPYFCSEQGPARFAAIHKVFGASNVSKLLLHVPVPDRCEAVVTIAYEAQARIRDPVYGCVAHIFALQQQVAYLQAQLMQARAQLAQTMIDSSRSAENHWPNNMAAMGSFQTYPTYANSISPQSSICSLESIDPSSDGIGVQEMMRGLDDISFQAYARKRPSQTDLGELQALALRMMKN; from the exons ATGGCAAATAGTACTGGTTCTCCGTGTGGTGCATGCAAATTTCTCAGGAGGAAATGTGCCGCGGATTGCATTTTTGCACCTTACTTCTGCTCAGAGCAAGGCCCTGCTAGATTTGCTGCAATTCACAAGGTATTTGGTGCTAGTAATGTATCCAAGTTGTTATTGCATGTCCCAGTGCCTGATCGCTGTGAGGCTGTTGTAACTATAGCTTATGAAGCTCAAGCAAGGATCAGAGATCCTGTTTATGGCTGTGTTGCTCATATTTTCGCCTTGCAGCAACAG GTGGCATACTTGCAAGCTCAACTGATGCAAGCCAGAGCTCAGCTGGCGCAAACCATGATTGACTCATCAAGAAGTGCGGAGAATCACTGGCCAAATAACATGGCTGCAATGGGTTCATTTCAGACTTATCCAACTTATGCAAACTCCATCTCGCCCCAGAGCTCAATTTGCTCGCTTGAGTCCATTGACCCCAGCAGCGATGGAATTGGAGTGCAAGAAATGATGAGAGGCTTAGATGACATTTCCTTCCAGGCATATGCCAGGAAAAGGCCTTCACAAACCGACCTGGGGGAACTTCAAGCACTGGCTCTTAGGATGATGAAAAACTGA
- the LOC113763711 gene encoding bet1-like SNARE 1-1 produces the protein MNSRRERNARAALFDGIEEGGIRASSSYSSHEIDEQENEKEIDGLQDRVNLLKRLSGDIHEEVDNHNRMLDRMGNDMDASRGILAGTVDKFKMVFETKSSRRMFTLVASFVVIFLVVYYLTK, from the exons ATGAATTCTCGAAG GGAGCGTAATGCTAGAGCTGCACTTTTTGATGGCATTGAAGAAGGTGGCATCAGGGCTTCATCTTCTTACTCCTCTCATGAAATTGATGAGCAGGagaatgaaaaagaaattgatgGGTTACAGGATCGAGTTAATCTGCTGAAAAGA TTGTCTGGTGATATACATGAGGAAGTGGACAATCATAACCGCATGCTGGACAGAATG GGTAACGATATGGATGCTTCAAGGGGAATCTTAGCAGGAACAGTGGACAAATTTAAAATG gTATTTGAGACCAAATCAAGCAGGAGAATGTTTACACTAGTGGCATCATTTGTGGTCATTTTCCTGGTTGTATACTACCTCACTAAGTAA
- the LOC113773988 gene encoding LOB domain-containing protein 29-like produces the protein MTGSGSPCGACKFLRRKCVRGCVFAPYFCHEQGAAHFAAIHKVFGASNVSKLLAHLPVSDRCEAAVTISYEAQARLQDPIYGCVSHIFALQQQVVNLQAQLAFLREQAAQCLANGYSNTAANPNEIKSEGKCLSYSQDVQSWFQPENSGTIPHFDSNFVPKNGEMSHFQRGIMSQTSLGSYEYPVNLPGENISTGSQSMDSLDHMQTPEDEQWGFPDHDMEDLQSVAFRYIQHS, from the exons ATGACAGGCTCTGGTTCTCCTTGTGGTGCCTGCAAGTTCTTGAGAAGAAAATGCGTGAGGGGCTGTGTGTTTGCTCCTTACTTCTGTCATGAACAAGGGGCAGCCCATTTTGCAGCCATTCACAAGGTTTTTGGTGCTAGCAACGTTTCAAAACTTCTTGCTCATTTACCTGTAAGCGATCGTTGCGAAGCAGCCGTGACAATCTCCTACGAAGCCCAGGCTAGGCTTCAGGACCCCATTTACGGCTGTGTCTCACATATCTTTGCCCTCCAGCAGCAG GTTGTCAATTTACAAGCCCAACTGGCTTTTCTCAGGGAACAAGCAGCTCAATGTCTTGCTAATGGCTATAGCAACACTGCCGCAAACCCTAATGAGATTAAGTCCGAAGGGAAGTGCCTGTCTTATTCACAAGATGTTCAAAGTTGGTTTCAACCAGAAAATTCAGGCACCATTCCTCATTTCGATTCCAATTTTGTCCCGAAAAACGGGGAAATGTCGCATTTCCAGAGGGGCATAATGAGTCAGACCTCTCTGGGGAGCTATGAATATCCTGTTAATCTCCCGGGAGAGAACATCTCTACAGGTTCTCAATCAATGGACTCGCTTGATCACATGCAAACACCTGAAGACGAGCAATGGGGATTCCCAGATCATGACATGGAAGATCTCCAGTCAGTAGCCTTCAGATACATCCAACATTCATGA
- the LOC113751033 gene encoding poly [ADP-ribose] polymerase 1 yields the protein MASPPKAWKAEYAKSSRSSCKTCRMPIDKEKLRLGKMVQATQFDGFMPLWNHADCILKKSKQINSIDDVQGLELLRWEDQQRIRKYVDGGGPSNASTAAVIERGVEVSQTSRASCRNCGQKIMKGDVRISTKPDGQGPRALAWHHASCFMEMSPTTQVEELSGWDTLSSSHRATLLALDKKASSNAKDKEPLLDSTSKAGAKRKRAVSGNGKSICAKGEEDPSASEKLSDRTNDSLGTKSAKAPELDIQLEEQTRALWALKDDLKKHVSTVELREMLEINSQDSTGSELDLRERCADGMHFGALAKCPLCSGRLRYLEGMYRCHGYLSEWSKCSYSMTEPVRVKGKWKIPKETSNEYLLKWFKSQKSKKPARIMPPSTPTGPSGNQAANRIPQASKSESLGDLRVAIVGELKASLEEWKSRIKEAGGQVHLKIKNDTNCLVVGGPLSDQDAEIKKARRMKLPIVQEQYLVDCIKRRKKLPFELYKIEAVGETHSMVTVKVKGRSAVHESSGLQDSGHILEEGKSIYNTTLSMSDLSTGVNSYYILQIIQDDQGSDCYLFRKWGRVGNEKIGGNKIEELAKSDAISEFKRLFLEKTGNPWEAWEQRKNFRKQPGRFYPLDIDYGVNKNLSKKKSFDSTTSRLPPALVELMMMLFNVETYRSAMMEFEINMSEMPLGKLSKRNIQKGFGALTEIQNLLSSTAHDPARRESLIIAASNQFFTMIPSIHPHVIRDEDDFKSKVKMLEALQDIEIASRLVGFGGDDGDSLDDKYKKLRCDISPLPHDSEDYLLIEKYLHSTHAPTHTLWSLELEEVFALEREGEYDKFAPYREKLGNKMLLWHGSRLTNFVGILSQGLRIAPPEAPASGYMFGKGLYFADLVSKSAQYCFTDKKNPVGLMLLSEVALGEVYELTNAKYMEKPPAGKHSTKGLGKNVPQESGFLKWRGDVVVPCGRPVSTLKPSELLYNEYIVYNTAQVKLQFLLKVRFHHK from the exons ATGGCGAGCCCTCCAAAGGCGTGGAAGGCAGAGTACGCAAAGTCATCTAGATCATCATGCAAGACCTGCAGGATGCCCATCGACAAAGAGAAACTCAGGCTTGGCAAAATGGTTCAAGCCACTCAATTTGATGGCTTCATGCCT TTGTGGAACCACGCAGACTGCATTTTAAAGAAATCAAAGCAAATAAATTC TATTGATGATGTACAAGGCTTAGAATTGCTTCGTTGGGAAGACCAACAGAGGATTAGAAAGTATGTAGATGGTGGTGGGCCCTCAAATGCCTCCACTGCTGCTGTTATTGAACGTGGAGTTGAAGTATCACAAACTTCCCGTGCATCTTGCCGAAACTGCGGTCAAAAGATTATGAAAGGAGAT GTCCGGATATCTACCAAGCCTGATGGTCAAGGTCCTAGGGCCTTGGCATGGCACCATGCCAGTTGTTTTATGGAAATGTCACCAACTACACAAGTAGAGGAACTGTCTGGGTGGGATACCCTCTCTTCGTCTCACAGGGCAACCCTTCTTGCCTTGGATAAGAAGGCTTCTTCAAATGCAAAAG ATAAAGAACCTTTACTTGATTCAACATCAAAGGCTGGTGCTAAAAGGAAAAGAGCTGTCAGTGGTAATGGGAAATCAATATGTGCCAAAGGTGAAGAGGATCCTTCTGCAAGTGAAAAATTATCTGACAGGACCAATGACAGTTTGGGAACTAAATCTGCGAAAGCACCTGAACTTGACATCCAACTGGAGGAGCAGACTAGAGCCCTTTGGGCTCTTAAGGATGATCTTAAGAAGCATGTTTCTACCGTGGAGTTGCGAGAGATGCTTGAGATTAATAGTCAAGATTCAACTGGATCAGAACTTGATTTACGAGAACGCTG TGCTGATGGCATGCATTTTGGAGCATTAGCCAAATGTCCACTCTGTTCTGGAAGGCTTCGTTATCTTGAAGGCATGTATAGATGTCATGGCTATTTATCAGAATGGAGCAAGTGTTCTTATTCCATGACTGAACCAGTACGTGtcaaaggaaaatggaaaatcccaaaagaaacaagcaatGAGTATCTCCTGAAG TGGTTTAagtcacaaaagtcaaaaaaaccAGCACGTATAATGCCCCCATCAACACCAACAGGACCCTCTGGAAACCAGGCTGCCAATAGGATCCCTCAGGCATCTAAGAGTGAGAGTCTAGGGGATCTGAGAGTTGCTATTGTTGGAGAGTTGAAAGCTTCTTTG GAGGAGTGGAAGAGCAGAATTAAAGAAGCTGGTGGACAGGTTCACCTCAAGATAAAAAATG ACACAAACTGCTTAGTTGTGGGTGGGCCTTTAAGTGACCAAGATGCTGAGATAAAGAAGGCAAG GAGGATGAAGTTACCTATTGTTCAAGAGCAATATTTGGTTGATTGCATTAAAAGACGCAAGAAACTTCCTTTTGAATTGTATAAGATTGAGGCCGTTGGGGAGACACATAGCATGGTTACAGTCAAAGTGAAAGGGCGGAGTGCTGTGCATGAGTCATCCGGCTTGCAAGATTCAGGGCACATCCTTGAGGAAGGGAAAAGCATTTATAATACAACTTTGAGCATGTCTGATCTATCAACTGGTGTCAATAG TTACTATATCCTTCAAATTATTCAAGATGACCAAGGTTCAGACTGTTATCTTTTCCGAAAATGGGGCCGAGTTGGGAATGAAAAGATTGGGGGCAACAAGATAGAGGAGTTGGCTAAGTCAGATGCAATAAGTGAATTTAAGCGTTTGTTTCTTGAGAAGACTGGAAATCCATGGGAGGCATGGGAACAACGGAAAAATTTCCGGAAGCAACCTGGCAGATTTTATCCTTTGGACATT GATTATGGGGTTAATAAAAATCTATCTAAAAAGAAAAGCTTTGACAGTACAACAAGCAGACTGCCACCTGCATTGGTAGAATTGATGATGATGCTGTTTAATGTGGAGACATACAG GTCTGCTATGATGGAATTTGAGATTAATATGTCTGAGATGCCTTTGGGAAAACTAAGTAAACGTAACATTCAGAAAG GTTTTGGGGCGTTAACAGAGATACAGAATTTGCTGAGTAGTACAGCTCATGATCCTGCCAGGCGAGAGAGCCTTATAATTGCTGCAAGCAATCAGTTTTTTACTATGATACCTTCTATTCATCCACATGTGATCCGGGATGAGGATGATTTTAAGTCAAAG GTGAAAATGTTGGAAGCTCTTCAGGACATAGAGATAGCTTCAAGACTTGTAGGTTTTGGTGGTGATGATGGTGATTCTCTTGACGACAAGTACAAGAAGTTAAGATGTGATATTTCTCCACTTCCCCATGACAGTGAAGATTATCTATTGATTGAGAAGTATCTCCACTCTACTCATGCTCCTACACATACT CTATGGTCTCTTGAATTGGAAGAAGTCTTTGCTCTTGAAAGGGAAGGGGAGTACGACAAGTTTGCTCCGTACCGAGAGAAACTTGGTAACAAAATGCTTCTGTGGCATG GTTCTCGGTTAACAAACTTTGTGGGTATACTTAGTCAAGGACTGAGAATTGCTCCTCCTGAAGCTCCTGCATCTGGATACATG TTTGGAAAGGGACTTTACTTTGCTGACCTAGTTAGTAAAAGTGCTCAATACTGCTTCACCGACAAGAAAAATCCTGTGGGATTGATGCTTCTCAGTGAAGTGGCCTTGGGAGAGGTTTATGAGCTTACAAATGCTAAG TATATGGAAAAGCCTCCTGCTGGGAAGCACTCAACCAAAGGCCTTGGCAAGAATGTACCTCAAGAATCAGGCTTTTTGAAGTGGCGGGGCGATGTAGTCGTTCCTTGTGGAAGACCAGTATCAACTCTTAAGCCCTCTGAGCTTTTGTACAATGAGTACATTGTCTATAACACTGCTCAA GTTAAGCTGCAGTTCTTGTTGAAGGTGAGGTTTCATCATAAATAG